In Methanosarcina siciliae T4/M, one genomic interval encodes:
- a CDS encoding cobyric acid synthase: MEKKSILILGTASHVGKSSVVTAICRILSRNYRVAPFKAQNMSLNSWITKDGKEIGIAQAIQAKAAGTEPTADMNPVLLKPKGDCVSQVILLGEPYADKSAGQYYDSIEEMQAVLKGALERLWKEHDIIVMEGAGGAAEINLYERDIVNIGTARLTQAPIILVGDIERGGVFASLYGTIALLPDDVRKNVKGFIINKFRGDPEILKPGLKQLEEKTGIPVLGVLPHFKLRIPSEDSVSLGDKEGAKNEKEIEIAVIRLPRISNFTDFEPLEGLVKVHYVDIDEDLGNPDAIMIPGTKNTINDLLDLRASGMDRKIQAFKGKIPIFGICGGYQMLGRTIFDSGVENGVEAEFEGLGLLDIGTKFGEYKKRTIQVTKKVNGYGPILESIDGEEIKGYEIHMGVTDSNRTVFGDDGAIGEEGLVIGTYLHGLFDNENIRNALVRYLCEKKGLEYKPEEVVSENDAYEELANTFEQNIDMEKLYEIAEI; the protein is encoded by the coding sequence ATGGAGAAGAAAAGCATCTTAATCCTGGGAACCGCCTCTCATGTAGGAAAAAGTTCAGTCGTGACTGCCATATGTAGGATCCTGTCCAGAAACTACAGGGTTGCCCCCTTCAAGGCCCAGAACATGAGCCTGAATTCCTGGATCACAAAAGATGGAAAGGAAATAGGGATTGCACAGGCGATCCAGGCAAAAGCCGCAGGTACCGAGCCCACTGCAGATATGAACCCTGTCCTCCTCAAGCCCAAAGGGGACTGTGTTTCCCAGGTAATCCTGCTGGGTGAACCCTATGCTGATAAGAGTGCAGGACAGTATTACGATTCCATTGAAGAGATGCAGGCAGTCCTCAAAGGGGCTCTGGAAAGGCTCTGGAAAGAACACGACATCATTGTAATGGAAGGCGCTGGGGGAGCTGCAGAGATCAATCTCTATGAAAGGGATATCGTAAATATAGGAACTGCAAGGCTGACCCAGGCTCCCATAATTCTTGTAGGAGATATTGAAAGGGGAGGCGTGTTTGCAAGCCTTTACGGCACTATTGCCCTTCTGCCCGATGATGTAAGGAAAAATGTCAAAGGGTTTATAATCAACAAATTCAGAGGTGACCCTGAAATCCTGAAACCTGGACTCAAGCAGCTTGAGGAAAAAACCGGAATCCCTGTACTAGGAGTCCTCCCTCATTTCAAGCTCCGCATCCCTTCCGAAGATTCGGTCTCCCTTGGGGATAAAGAAGGGGCAAAGAACGAAAAAGAAATTGAAATCGCGGTAATTCGCCTGCCCAGAATCTCAAACTTTACGGATTTCGAACCCCTTGAGGGACTTGTAAAGGTTCACTATGTGGACATTGACGAAGATCTCGGAAACCCTGATGCTATCATGATTCCCGGCACGAAGAACACGATCAACGACCTTCTTGACCTCAGGGCCAGTGGGATGGACAGAAAAATCCAGGCTTTCAAAGGAAAAATCCCGATTTTCGGGATATGTGGTGGCTACCAGATGCTTGGCCGGACTATCTTTGACTCCGGTGTGGAAAACGGCGTCGAAGCCGAGTTTGAAGGCCTGGGGCTCCTGGATATAGGGACAAAGTTCGGGGAGTATAAAAAGAGGACGATCCAGGTTACAAAGAAAGTAAACGGCTACGGGCCTATTCTGGAATCCATAGACGGAGAAGAGATAAAAGGTTATGAGATTCACATGGGAGTTACGGATTCGAATAGGACTGTTTTCGGAGATGATGGCGCCATTGGTGAAGAAGGACTGGTAATCGGCACATATCTTCACGGGCTCTTTGATAACGAAAATATAAGAAATGCTCTTGTTCGGTACCTCTGTGAGAAAAAGGGACTTGAATATAAGCCTGAAGAGGTCGTAAGCGAAAACGATGCCTATGAGGAACTTGCAAATACGTTTGAGCAAAACATTGACATGGAAAAGCTCTACGAGATTGCAGAGATCTGA
- a CDS encoding ABC transporter permease — MRYELFIAFRQIRSRKFQTLLSVGAIALAVMVLTISQALMVGFTEELYDTTVDKLPQVSVSPQEGEDYIYLYGTLMEEISSIDGVTAVSPFLTGQASFRFKDNSLNAELKGVIPLKEDEISSIEEDMVEGNFRELEFSGNTVVIGSKLAEKLEVNIGDSIDVSFPNANSLSLRVVGIFHTGSPLDESLAYTSLDTAQEFYDVPDVVNGISIRLQDFNMDREVAAEIGKTGYEAKGWTETNPAILRTIAIESTSNNVVYGLIIVIASFGVVSTLNLSVIGATGQIGMLRAMGAPVSSIQKIFILQSGILGLLGALFGTFAGVLISLAIGGYEIPAASSDVYGGISFIPIAVRFQDIILIIAAVFLLNLITGVYPARQAAKLDPVKSISTR; from the coding sequence ATGCGTTATGAACTCTTTATTGCCTTCAGGCAAATCCGATCAAGAAAATTCCAGACTCTTCTTTCGGTAGGTGCAATAGCCCTTGCTGTGATGGTACTCACGATTTCCCAGGCGCTAATGGTGGGCTTTACCGAGGAGCTTTACGACACTACCGTTGACAAACTCCCTCAAGTCTCGGTCTCTCCGCAGGAAGGTGAGGATTACATCTATCTCTACGGGACACTCATGGAAGAGATAAGTTCTATCGATGGGGTTACTGCAGTTTCTCCTTTCCTTACCGGGCAAGCTTCTTTCAGGTTCAAGGATAATTCCCTCAATGCCGAGCTCAAAGGTGTGATCCCTTTAAAGGAAGATGAAATCAGTTCGATTGAAGAAGATATGGTTGAAGGTAATTTCCGTGAGCTCGAATTTTCTGGAAATACGGTGGTTATCGGCTCAAAGCTGGCGGAAAAACTTGAAGTCAACATTGGGGACTCCATAGATGTGTCTTTTCCGAATGCAAATTCCCTTTCGCTTAGAGTTGTAGGGATCTTCCATACGGGCTCTCCTCTGGATGAATCCCTTGCTTACACATCTCTGGATACTGCTCAGGAATTTTACGATGTTCCGGATGTGGTTAATGGCATTTCAATCCGGCTCCAGGATTTTAACATGGATCGGGAAGTTGCAGCTGAGATCGGAAAAACCGGTTATGAGGCAAAAGGCTGGACTGAGACAAACCCTGCAATCCTCCGCACCATTGCTATCGAAAGCACTTCAAATAATGTCGTCTACGGGCTTATTATTGTCATCGCCTCTTTTGGAGTGGTCAGTACCCTGAACCTTTCGGTTATCGGGGCAACGGGTCAGATAGGCATGCTCCGTGCTATGGGGGCCCCTGTCTCAAGTATCCAGAAGATTTTCATCCTCCAGAGTGGGATTCTGGGCCTGCTGGGTGCCCTTTTCGGTACCTTTGCAGGAGTCCTTATATCCCTGGCTATAGGCGGGTATGAAATCCCGGCAGCTTCTTCGGATGTCTACGGCGGGATTTCCTTTATCCCTATTGCTGTCCGCTTCCAGGACATTATTTTGATTATTGCAGCCGTTTTTCTGTTGAACCTGATTACCGGGGTTTATCCTGCTCGGCAGGCGGCAAAGTTGGATCCTGTAAAATCAATAAGCACAAGGTGA
- a CDS encoding Rpp14/Pop5 family protein, which translates to MKRLLPSLRAKKRYLAFELISEETASRGDIVKEVISSASSLLGDVTTSDCDIRVLGFEAGKGIIQCSHTKVKETRAAMATLTRINGKRATLHVLGASGTVKRAMEKFLQDYKVFKSEAQEKKDSKQTPGKVN; encoded by the coding sequence TTGAAACGTCTGCTGCCTTCACTCCGCGCTAAAAAACGATATCTTGCTTTTGAGCTGATTTCAGAGGAAACTGCAAGCAGAGGGGATATTGTAAAAGAAGTAATTTCCTCGGCTTCCTCGCTGCTCGGAGATGTTACAACCAGCGACTGTGATATCAGGGTACTGGGATTTGAAGCCGGAAAGGGGATCATCCAGTGTTCACATACAAAAGTAAAGGAGACAAGAGCAGCCATGGCAACTCTGACTCGGATCAATGGAAAAAGGGCAACTCTGCATGTGCTGGGAGCTTCAGGCACCGTTAAAAGAGCCATGGAAAAGTTTCTGCAGGATTATAAGGTCTTTAAGTCTGAAGCACAGGAGAAAAAAGATTCGAAACAGACCCCAGGCAAAGTAAATTAA
- the rnp3 gene encoding ribonuclease P protein component 3: MGKPKYYDFCVHAVPDGDSTAQELVSLARHFGFSGIALSNHSDRPPDRKQVLPSVEGFEVFRGIELVEEKTSKLHSLIGKFRNLTDVLIVHGGSEAVNRAALENPRVDILNHPAFDRSSGLNQVLAKAAAENGVAIGITLRPLLHSRGSRRIRLLSDLKSNLDLARKYDVSLVLCSDAMSCFDLRSPMEMLALAEVCGLEEDEALEAISTVPEKIIAKNRPGPGYIKKGIEVLEGEDLF, from the coding sequence TTGGGTAAGCCTAAATATTATGATTTTTGCGTTCATGCAGTTCCTGACGGAGATAGTACTGCCCAGGAACTGGTGTCCCTTGCCCGGCATTTCGGGTTCAGCGGGATTGCCCTTTCCAACCATTCTGACAGACCCCCTGACAGGAAACAGGTACTGCCTTCAGTTGAGGGTTTTGAAGTCTTCAGGGGAATTGAGCTTGTGGAAGAAAAAACCTCAAAACTGCACAGTTTGATCGGAAAATTCAGGAATTTAACGGATGTCCTGATTGTGCACGGAGGGTCCGAAGCCGTCAACAGGGCTGCGCTTGAAAACCCCAGAGTAGACATCCTGAACCACCCCGCTTTTGACCGGAGCAGCGGCTTAAACCAGGTACTGGCGAAAGCAGCAGCAGAAAACGGAGTGGCAATAGGCATAACCCTAAGACCCCTGCTTCATTCCCGTGGCTCAAGACGCATCCGCCTGCTCTCCGACCTCAAATCAAACCTTGACCTCGCAAGGAAATACGATGTATCCCTTGTCCTTTGCAGTGATGCCATGTCCTGCTTTGACCTGCGCTCCCCGATGGAAATGCTTGCCCTTGCAGAAGTCTGTGGGCTTGAAGAGGACGAGGCTCTTGAGGCCATAAGTACTGTTCCTGAAAAAATCATCGCAAAGAATCGCCCGGGTCCTGGATATATAAAGAAAGGGATTGAAGTGCTTGAAGGAGAGGATCTCTTTTGA
- a CDS encoding RNA-binding protein yields the protein MRVIAHATEDVSRVREALDFFLSGAGVKEAAELVEELQAEGHHGNPITILSVQLKKKAECLNFARFVRENFSEEDVDMLREEMPERLDDDLVFHLRFDKQAAYLQQVKLTNSSDAIIAKVKIETYPKNREKAGAIVEELFG from the coding sequence ATGCGTGTGATCGCCCACGCAACCGAAGACGTATCCAGAGTCCGCGAGGCTCTGGACTTTTTTTTATCCGGTGCCGGTGTAAAGGAAGCAGCTGAGCTTGTAGAAGAGCTTCAAGCTGAAGGGCACCATGGAAATCCGATTACTATCCTTAGCGTGCAGCTTAAAAAAAAGGCGGAATGCCTGAACTTTGCCCGTTTTGTCCGGGAAAACTTTTCGGAAGAAGACGTGGATATGCTCAGGGAAGAGATGCCTGAAAGGCTGGACGATGATCTGGTGTTTCACCTCCGCTTTGACAAGCAGGCTGCGTACCTGCAGCAGGTAAAACTGACTAACTCTTCTGACGCCATTATTGCAAAGGTCAAGATCGAGACATATCCGAAAAACAGGGAGAAAGCCGGAGCCATAGTGGAGGAGTTGTTTGGGTAA
- a CDS encoding 50S ribosomal protein L15e — protein sequence MVKSFYGYVRDAWKNPDETYVNELRWERLQVWRKQGSVTRIERPTRIDRARSLGYKAKQGIVVVRVNVRRGGLGHVRPNRGRRTQKLGKNKVSGGMSIQRIAEARADRRYPNLEVLNSYWVGEDGKHKWFEVILVDPHHPVIKSDKNLNWVCDPSSRGRATRGKTSAGRKGRGMATRGKGTEKTRPSIRAYKSRGK from the coding sequence TTGGTAAAATCTTTTTACGGATACGTACGTGATGCATGGAAAAACCCTGATGAGACTTACGTGAACGAGCTCCGCTGGGAGCGTCTTCAGGTCTGGAGAAAGCAGGGTTCCGTGACCAGAATTGAAAGGCCCACTAGAATCGACAGAGCACGCTCCCTTGGATACAAAGCCAAGCAGGGTATTGTTGTCGTCAGGGTAAATGTACGCCGCGGAGGGCTTGGTCATGTAAGGCCCAACCGTGGAAGAAGGACCCAGAAGCTGGGGAAGAACAAGGTCTCAGGTGGAATGAGCATCCAGAGAATCGCTGAAGCCCGTGCTGACCGCAGATACCCGAACCTTGAGGTCCTAAACTCCTACTGGGTAGGGGAAGACGGAAAACACAAGTGGTTTGAAGTCATCCTTGTAGACCCGCACCACCCTGTAATAAAGAGCGATAAGAACCTGAACTGGGTCTGCGACCCTTCCAGCAGGGGCAGAGCCACGAGGGGAAAGACCAGTGCAGGTCGGAAAGGCAGAGGCATGGCTACACGCGGCAAGGGAACTGAAAAGACCAGGCCGAGCATCCGTGCATATAAGAGTCGAGGCAAGTGA
- a CDS encoding histidine kinase dimerization/phosphoacceptor domain -containing protein, with the protein MISSLFDLQAETFYRNKVCKTPEVVEAFMESQSRVISMALIHEELYEGDIIDTLDFTLDFSAYLRKLTADIFRPYKPENTEISFKPNLKQVFLGMDTATKSFS; encoded by the coding sequence GTGATCTCCTCCTTATTCGACCTTCAGGCCGAAACTTTTTACAGAAATAAGGTTTGTAAAACTCCGGAAGTTGTCGAAGCTTTTATGGAAAGCCAGAGCCGCGTAATTTCCATGGCTCTCATTCATGAAGAGTTGTATGAGGGAGATATAATAGATACCCTTGATTTTACCCTTGATTTTTCAGCTTATCTCAGGAAGCTGACTGCAGACATTTTCAGGCCATACAAACCCGAAAATACAGAGATTAGTTTCAAGCCGAACCTTAAACAGGTTTTTCTTGGTATGGATACCGCAACAAAGAGCTTCAGTTAA
- a CDS encoding MEDS domain-containing protein: MVFEIPELILLEMGPGEHFSVNFTVLKKICWIEDLLDISIPYLKAGLENNEFCLWIVSEPLNMEKVKEALQKIEKNPHKRNSPPD; the protein is encoded by the coding sequence ATGGTATTCGAAATTCCGGAGTTGATATTATTGGAGATGGGCCCTGGGGAACACTTTTCTGTCAATTTTACCGTACTAAAGAAGATTTGCTGGATAGAAGATTTGCTGGATATATCTATTCCCTATTTAAAAGCAGGTCTGGAAAATAACGAGTTTTGCTTATGGATTGTATCAGAACCTCTAAACATGGAGAAAGTAAAAGAAGCCCTGCAAAAAATCGAAAAAAATCCGCATAAAAGAAATTCACCACCGGATTAG
- a CDS encoding DUF2207 domain-containing protein, giving the protein MRFTRGSVKPVRKAGTNSADLKIAILTVVLLILLFLTPLASARDYTLEEATKNITIDPNGLVHVDESISYTFEGTYFEVFRDLEAGSGESIQNIQGYCSDEACTFSVRPTGRGYEVVGGLPTPTPEEVTFFISYDHYGAVKVHSDVSEFHYKLWGEEWEKPLGNLKGSITLPVENESEIQYWIHPTGYTQTASVEQNVLNLKTTEIPANQWYEVRVVFPKIESRNSSIVQIDSEEGLEQIKSIENEYEMKGWILKVLYNLEIVFAVFLLAFPFIIYLRYGREPKIDYEAIYEREPPTDSKPAVVNAIMQGRIGTPTMDGFTATVMNLANLGYISLHAIKEEESRVFGLFKNESEDIFIKFADPQGVKDGVLPELADFEKDVFDLLKKHSTDDKISWEQLKKELGKGTEFYHFVLDWNKKVERNIVVEKLFRSTGNKYVVIFSVATMIAAVVFLYGVFLTFPSDTFPMASKVRWLAIFFVAFGIIMLIFSGTFEKALGRWTPEGRVYYKRWNNFKKYLTDFSALKEHPPESIKIWDSYLVYATALGVAEEVLKNMALVVPDEQLKYSHFYYVHHSYSRFGAGFGRAYAASAPSSSGGVGGGGIGGVGGGLGGGGGGAR; this is encoded by the coding sequence TTGAGGTTTACAAGGGGTTCTGTTAAACCTGTCAGAAAAGCGGGTACTAATTCTGCAGACTTGAAAATAGCTATATTAACTGTTGTTCTGCTGATCCTTCTCTTTCTTACACCTTTAGCCAGTGCCAGAGACTACACGCTGGAAGAGGCTACAAAGAATATAACTATCGACCCAAACGGCCTTGTCCATGTTGACGAATCGATATCCTATACATTCGAAGGCACTTACTTTGAGGTTTTCAGGGACCTCGAAGCGGGTTCGGGAGAATCCATACAGAATATCCAGGGCTATTGTTCGGATGAAGCCTGTACCTTCAGTGTAAGACCTACCGGCAGAGGGTATGAGGTGGTAGGCGGGCTTCCGACCCCGACTCCGGAAGAAGTGACTTTTTTTATTTCATATGACCATTATGGTGCGGTCAAGGTCCACAGCGACGTTTCCGAATTTCATTATAAGCTCTGGGGAGAGGAATGGGAAAAACCTCTCGGAAACCTGAAAGGGAGCATCACGCTACCTGTGGAAAACGAAAGTGAAATCCAGTACTGGATTCATCCTACCGGGTATACACAGACAGCAAGTGTGGAACAAAACGTACTCAATTTGAAAACAACCGAAATACCCGCTAATCAGTGGTATGAAGTCCGGGTTGTTTTCCCGAAAATCGAATCTCGCAATTCCAGCATTGTCCAGATAGACAGCGAGGAGGGGCTGGAGCAAATAAAGTCAATTGAAAACGAATACGAAATGAAAGGCTGGATCTTAAAGGTTCTCTATAATCTGGAAATTGTATTTGCGGTTTTTCTCCTTGCATTCCCCTTCATTATTTATCTCAGGTACGGGAGAGAGCCGAAAATAGATTATGAGGCAATCTACGAAAGAGAGCCTCCTACCGATTCAAAACCGGCCGTGGTCAATGCCATTATGCAGGGGCGGATTGGAACCCCTACAATGGACGGGTTTACGGCCACGGTTATGAACCTTGCTAACCTTGGTTATATCTCTCTTCATGCCATAAAAGAAGAAGAGAGCAGAGTATTCGGCCTCTTCAAAAATGAGTCTGAAGATATTTTTATTAAATTCGCAGATCCACAGGGGGTGAAGGATGGAGTACTCCCGGAGCTTGCAGATTTCGAAAAAGACGTCTTTGACTTATTAAAAAAGCACTCTACTGATGATAAAATCTCCTGGGAGCAGCTCAAAAAAGAACTTGGAAAAGGGACCGAGTTCTATCATTTTGTGCTTGACTGGAATAAAAAGGTTGAACGCAATATAGTAGTTGAGAAACTTTTTCGCTCCACAGGGAACAAATATGTAGTTATTTTCAGTGTGGCAACTATGATCGCGGCAGTTGTTTTTTTATATGGAGTATTCCTAACTTTCCCTTCCGATACATTTCCCATGGCATCGAAAGTTAGATGGCTTGCGATTTTTTTCGTAGCATTCGGGATAATTATGCTCATATTTTCAGGTACGTTCGAAAAGGCCCTGGGCCGCTGGACTCCCGAGGGAAGAGTCTACTATAAACGCTGGAACAACTTCAAAAAATATCTAACAGACTTTTCCGCGCTTAAAGAGCACCCTCCGGAATCAATAAAGATCTGGGACTCGTATCTTGTGTATGCAACCGCTCTTGGGGTGGCAGAAGAAGTCCTCAAGAACATGGCTTTAGTAGTTCCCGACGAACAGCTGAAATACAGCCACTTCTACTATGTGCACCACAGCTACTCCCGGTTCGGTGCCGGTTTCGGGAGAGCCTATGCGGCATCTGCGCCTTCATCCAGCGGTGGTGTCGGAGGCGGGGGTATAGGAGGCGTGGGTGGAGGCTTAGGCGGAGGCGGCGGAGGAGCCAGGTAA
- a CDS encoding LemA family protein, producing the protein MVVEILIILLMVLGLLLVIIYNDLIKQRNRVENAWAQIEVQLKRRYDLIPNLIETVKGYAAHEKTLFENITKARAAVMFANTVNETAEASNYLSSTLKSLFAVAENYPDLKANQNFMQLQKDLMETENKIAYSRQFYNDTVMKYNISVQTIPKNIVASMLGFRKKELFEAAQAEREVPKVEF; encoded by the coding sequence TTGGTAGTCGAAATTCTGATAATATTGCTAATGGTTCTGGGTTTACTCTTAGTTATAATTTATAATGATCTTATAAAGCAGCGAAACAGGGTGGAAAATGCCTGGGCTCAGATCGAAGTCCAGCTTAAACGGCGTTATGATCTTATCCCCAACCTGATAGAAACCGTGAAAGGGTATGCAGCCCACGAAAAAACCCTTTTTGAAAATATTACTAAAGCCAGGGCTGCGGTAATGTTTGCAAATACGGTAAATGAAACGGCAGAAGCATCCAATTACCTCTCCTCGACCCTGAAATCCCTTTTCGCAGTTGCAGAAAACTATCCCGACCTTAAAGCCAACCAGAACTTTATGCAGCTCCAGAAAGACCTCATGGAGACCGAAAATAAAATCGCTTACTCAAGGCAGTTTTATAACGATACCGTAATGAAATACAATATCAGCGTCCAGACAATCCCTAAAAATATTGTCGCATCCATGCTGGGATTCCGGAAAAAAGAGTTGTTTGAAGCTGCACAGGCCGAAAGGGAAGTCCCGAAGGTTGAATTCTGA
- a CDS encoding DEAD/DEAH box helicase, whose product MEISRLLNEIRASSRYENQIVHVEEIPAKDAIYTPLELEAKVKAALAGIGIESLYSHQAEAVEKIREGKDLVLCTSTASGKSLTYMIPIFEAILKDPEATALYISPLNALVNDQLKAFLEFEGALGSGAGIARYTGALNAAQKREIREGQANVVFTNPEMVHMSFLAWHHLWRRFFSNLKFIVVDESHYYRGVIGSNMANVLRRLLRVAEYYGASPQFICCSATIGNPKEHTETLLGRKAEVVENNGSSHGAQKFVFWNPPLYLNGKGFTIRRSSFSESSTLFTRAVRAGLQTLAFTRSRQGVERMYKSCRELLRECKLSSAICSYRSGYFDREREEIEKKMNSGELRGVISTNALELGIDIGGLDACILDGYPGTVMSARQQAGRAGRSGNESLVLMVAGTNALDQYYMRNPNDFFTRSSENAVLNPKNPYILAGHLLCAAKEIPLRASDEKYFGKGYSRVVELLEAEGLLAGSDLKYSVDSFPYKHVSLRGIDNNTYSLLAFEGERSFPLEKNIEETLAFRECHPGAVYMHRGEPFYINRIDHEKKEIHAVKTHDSYYTKPMIDSSVLVRETYAVKPLEHAPDVEVGLGDVEVTDTIIGYRKIRTRSDETMSAHDLEMPPITLQTVALWLKLPNRLQELIEAHKLDFAGGIHAVEHAMISMYPLHLLVDRSDVGGVSTLSHPDLGGKSGIFIYDGHRGGVGYAEKGYDLIEEVLDGTLKAIESCPCESGCPGCIQSPKCGNNNEPLDKHAAIMLLHELLGKAPYIPPEKKEKHLSEARALKQSSQKQDTGDALDRVRRQLRRETIKQEAQAKQEKKEKTFIATDENGGMIGVVSALSPEKAASKTFHQKFAGKKEATREKPVEIRIRDLGAGSDYHFKAWTELFESTENGLDPGEPKKAVRKLVIRKMS is encoded by the coding sequence ATGGAAATTTCCCGCCTGCTGAATGAAATAAGAGCTTCCAGCCGCTATGAAAACCAGATAGTCCATGTAGAGGAGATCCCGGCAAAAGATGCCATTTATACCCCTCTTGAGCTGGAAGCAAAGGTAAAAGCTGCTCTTGCAGGCATCGGAATCGAATCCTTATATTCTCATCAGGCGGAAGCAGTCGAAAAGATCAGGGAAGGAAAAGACCTTGTGCTCTGCACAAGCACGGCAAGCGGGAAGTCCCTTACTTACATGATCCCTATTTTTGAAGCTATCCTGAAGGACCCTGAAGCTACCGCTCTTTATATTTCTCCTCTAAATGCCCTTGTAAACGACCAGCTAAAGGCTTTCCTGGAATTTGAAGGGGCACTGGGGTCCGGAGCAGGCATAGCCCGTTATACCGGCGCCCTGAACGCAGCCCAGAAGAGGGAAATCAGGGAAGGGCAGGCAAATGTTGTATTTACAAACCCTGAGATGGTGCACATGAGTTTCCTTGCCTGGCATCATCTCTGGAGGCGCTTTTTCTCAAACCTCAAATTCATTGTTGTTGACGAGAGCCATTACTACCGGGGAGTTATAGGGAGCAATATGGCAAACGTGCTCAGAAGGCTCCTGCGGGTTGCGGAGTATTATGGTGCATCGCCTCAGTTTATCTGCTGTTCGGCAACCATAGGAAACCCGAAAGAACATACTGAAACCCTGCTGGGAAGGAAAGCTGAGGTGGTTGAGAATAACGGCTCTTCACATGGAGCCCAGAAATTTGTGTTCTGGAACCCTCCGCTTTACCTGAACGGAAAGGGGTTCACAATCCGAAGAAGCAGCTTTTCCGAAAGCTCGACCCTTTTTACCCGGGCAGTCCGGGCAGGACTTCAGACCCTTGCCTTTACGCGGTCCAGGCAGGGAGTGGAGCGCATGTACAAGAGCTGCAGGGAACTTTTGAGGGAATGCAAGCTCTCTTCTGCGATCTGCTCTTACAGGAGCGGTTATTTTGACCGGGAAAGGGAAGAGATCGAAAAGAAAATGAATTCCGGAGAACTCAGAGGTGTCATTTCCACAAACGCCCTCGAACTCGGGATTGATATAGGTGGGCTTGATGCCTGTATTCTTGACGGCTATCCCGGCACGGTCATGAGTGCAAGACAACAGGCGGGGAGAGCAGGCAGGAGCGGGAACGAAAGCCTTGTCCTTATGGTAGCCGGCACAAATGCCCTTGACCAGTATTATATGAGAAACCCGAACGACTTTTTTACAAGAAGCAGTGAAAATGCCGTGCTCAACCCTAAAAACCCCTATATCCTGGCAGGGCACCTGCTCTGTGCAGCAAAGGAAATTCCGCTCAGGGCATCCGATGAAAAGTACTTCGGCAAAGGGTATTCAAGAGTTGTTGAGCTTCTGGAAGCCGAAGGGCTGCTTGCAGGGAGCGACCTGAAGTATTCCGTCGACTCTTTTCCTTACAAACACGTCTCCCTCCGGGGGATAGATAATAATACCTACTCTCTGCTCGCCTTTGAAGGGGAAAGGAGCTTTCCTCTCGAAAAAAACATTGAAGAGACCCTGGCTTTCCGGGAATGCCATCCGGGTGCGGTCTATATGCACAGGGGAGAGCCCTTCTATATAAATAGGATCGACCACGAAAAAAAGGAAATACATGCCGTAAAAACGCACGACAGCTACTATACGAAACCCATGATAGATTCCTCGGTCCTGGTGCGGGAGACCTATGCAGTAAAGCCTCTAGAGCACGCCCCAGACGTGGAAGTGGGGCTTGGGGACGTGGAGGTCACGGACACGATCATAGGGTACAGGAAAATCCGGACCCGCAGTGACGAGACCATGAGTGCCCATGACCTTGAGATGCCTCCGATAACCCTTCAGACAGTTGCCCTCTGGCTTAAGCTCCCTAACAGGCTGCAGGAACTGATTGAAGCGCATAAACTTGACTTTGCGGGAGGAATCCATGCCGTTGAACATGCGATGATTTCCATGTACCCTTTGCACCTGCTTGTGGACCGGAGCGATGTTGGAGGGGTTTCAACTCTTTCCCATCCCGACCTCGGAGGTAAGAGCGGAATTTTCATCTACGACGGGCACAGGGGAGGAGTCGGGTATGCCGAAAAAGGCTACGACCTGATCGAGGAGGTCCTTGATGGCACCTTAAAAGCTATTGAGAGCTGCCCCTGCGAAAGCGGCTGTCCTGGCTGTATCCAGTCCCCCAAGTGCGGGAACAACAACGAGCCCCTCGACAAACATGCGGCAATCATGCTCCTGCACGAACTCCTGGGAAAAGCTCCCTACATCCCGCCCGAGAAAAAAGAAAAGCATCTTTCCGAAGCCAGAGCCCTGAAGCAGAGCTCGCAAAAACAGGATACCGGAGACGCCCTTGACAGGGTCAGGAGGCAGCTCAGGCGGGAGACCATAAAACAGGAAGCTCAGGCTAAGCAGGAGAAAAAGGAAAAGACCTTCATTGCCACGGATGAAAACGGGGGAATGATCGGAGTCGTCTCGGCTCTTTCTCCGGAAAAAGCTGCATCAAAGACATTCCACCAGAAATTTGCAGGAAAAAAGGAAGCTACGAGAGAAAAGCCCGTTGAGATCCGGATCCGGGACCTTGGGGCAGGCAGTGATTACCACTTCAAGGCCTGGACCGAACTTTTCGAAAGCACGGAAAACGGGCTTGATCCGGGTGAACCGAAAAAGGCTGTGAGAAAACTGGTTATTCGAAAAATGAGCTGA